In the genome of Oceanococcus sp. HetDA_MAG_MS8, the window GCCAACGGACGTCTGCGCCATTTGCTTGATCTGCGCGGGGTCGATGCGGCCTGGATGCAGCAACTCTTTCAACGCGCTCAAGCTTATCTCCATGCTCCCGACCAGATTCGCGGCAATCTGAGTCTGCGCGGGCGCACCGTAGGCACGCTGTTTTTCGAGGACAGCACCCGTACTCGCTCCGCCTTTGAACTAGCAGCACGCCGCCTCGACGCTACCGTGCTGAACTTGGACGTTCGCACCAGCTCCACCAAAAAAGGCGAGACCCTGCGCGACACGCTGCTCACCTTGGAAGCCATGGACATGGACCTGTTCGTGGTGCGCCACGGCGATAGTGGGGCGGCTAGCTGCGTGGCCCAGGCACTGGGTGGACGGGCTAGCGTTCTGAACGCCGGCGACGGCTGGCATGCACACCCCACTCAGGCCTTACTCGACACTTTCACGCTATGGCAGCATGGTTTTGATTTTGGCGCGTCCAGCATCACCATCGTGGGTGATATTTTGCACTCGCGCGTTGCTCGCTCTTTGGTGCGCGCCTTACGCATTTTAGGCTGCATGGACATCCGTCTAGTGGCTCCGCCCACCTTGCTCCCCGAAGCCCCGCAAGACCCCGCCATACGCATGAGCTCCGACCTGGATGCCTGCTTGCCCGGCAGCCACGCGGTTGTTGCGTTGCGCCTGCAAAAAGAACGCATGCGCGGCCCCTTACTCCCGGGCGCGAGCGAGTTTTATACGCGTT includes:
- a CDS encoding aspartate carbamoyltransferase catalytic subunit, which gives rise to MNPALDTRSPVAERDANGRLRHLLDLRGVDAAWMQQLFQRAQAYLHAPDQIRGNLSLRGRTVGTLFFEDSTRTRSAFELAARRLDATVLNLDVRTSSTKKGETLRDTLLTLEAMDMDLFVVRHGDSGAASCVAQALGGRASVLNAGDGWHAHPTQALLDTFTLWQHGFDFGASSITIVGDILHSRVARSLVRALRILGCMDIRLVAPPTLLPEAPQDPAIRMSSDLDACLPGSHAVVALRLQKERMRGPLLPGASEFYTRYGLTPARLDLAQPGAWVLHPGPINRGVEISSSVADGERSLILEQVRNGVLVRMAVMEEILGASA